In the Candidatus Chlamydia sanziniae genome, AACAATCAGAACTCGTTGTGAGCGTTGCTGATAATAATGAGATAGTTTCGCTACTGTCGTCGTTTTTCCAGAACCATTAGTCCCAAGAATTAAAGAAACACAAGGTTGAGAAGGAAAAAATTGCAGCGTCTGTACAGGAGGTAAACTTTCAATAGTCTGTTGAAGTAAAGTAGAGATCAGTTTTTTTACAGTAAGTTCATCTGGTTTTTTTACCTGATGTAACCGCGCACATAGCTCTTTAGTAAGTTCGGTTCCAAAATCTGCCTCATAAAACAAACTTTCAGCATACTCTAAAAGATCTAAAGAAACATTTTTTTTAAATAAAGATTGAAGCTTGTTACTAAAGTATTTAAACACTGCTTAAAGCAAAGCTAGTTGAAGTAAAAGAAATGATACAAGATAAGAAAGAAAATGCAAAGAGTTATTTATGTATCTTCACGAGTATCAAGCTAAAGATCTTTTAGCTTTTTATCCTATTCCTATTTCCCCCTATGCTGTTGTGTCCTCATTAGAAGAAGGAGAGAAGGCTATAGGAAAACTTGGAATTACAGCAGGTGTTGTCAAAGTTCAAGTACATGCTGGGGGACGAGGTAAACATGGTGGAGTTGTTATAGCAAAATCTGTGGCAGAAATCTTACAGGCAATTACTCAACTCTTAGGTAGGGAATTTGCGAGTAATCAAACTTTAGGAGAAACTCTTCCTGTTCAGAAAGTTCTCATCTCCCCATTAGTAGATATTGCTGTCGAATATTATATTGCTGTCATTATAGATAGAACACAGCGTTGCCCAACATTAATGCTTTCTAAAGCAGGGGGAATGGGTATCGAAGAGGTGGCTCAAAAGTTTCCAGAACAATTGCTTACTCTTTCTCTCAATTCTCATTGCCTTATGTATAACTATCAATTGCGTCAGGCAACAAAATTTATGCAATGGTATGGAGACATCGCAAAACAAGGCATACAAATAATTCGAAGCCTTGCGCAGTGTTTTTATGATAACGATGCATCTTTATTGGAAATTAATCCTTTAGTTCTTACCCAATCCGCGGAACTTATAGTTTTAGATGCTAAAATGACTATAGATGATAACGCTCTCTATCGTCACCCTGATCTTGAAATACTCTATGATCCTTCTCAAGAAAATGTTCGTGATGTTCTCGCTAAGCAAATAGATCTTTCTTACATCGCCCTTACGGGAAATATTGGCTGCCTTGTTAACGGAGCAGGACTAGCAATGAGTACTCTGGATATCCTAAAACTTCACGGAGGTAGTGCAGCAAATTTTTTAGATGTAGGAGGTAGTGCTTCTCAGAAGCAAATACAAGAGGCCATAGCTTTAGTCTTGTCAGATGAACGTGTCCAAGTGCTCTTTATCAACATTTTTGGAGGCATCATGGATTGCACTGTGATTGCATCCGGACTTGTTTCCGTCATGCAAGCAAATACTCTTCCTACAGTCATACGTCTTGAAGGAACAAATGTAGAATTAGGAAAAGAGATTATTCAGCAATCGGGAATCTCCTGTCAATTCGTCTCGTCAATGGAAGAAGGTGCTCGACTCGCTGTGGAATTGACCTTATAGGAATCTCACATGTTTTGTTCATTAAATAAAAATACACCAATCATTACTCAGGGAATTACAGGGAAATCCGGTTCATTTCATACTGAGCAGTGCCTAGCTTATGGTTCTAATTTTGTGGGAGGAGTAACCCCAGGGAAAGGAGGGCTTTTCCATCTCAACCTTCCTGTTTATGATTCTGTTCTTGAAGCAAAACAGGCTACAGGTTGTCAAGCAACGATGATTTTTGTTCCGCCTCCTTATGCTGCAGAAGCAATTATTGAAGCTGAAGACGCAGGAATAGAACTTATTGTCTGCATTACTGAAGGCATTCCAATACGAGACATGCTTGAAGTAGCAAAAATTATGGCAAACAGTTCATCCCGTCTTATTGGTCCCAATTGTCCAGGAATTATCAAACCAGGCGCATGTAAGATCGGCATTATGCCAGGATATATCCACCTTCCTGGCAATATAGGTGTAGTTTCAAGGTCAGGTACACTCACATATGAGGCAGTATGGCAGCTTACACAACGTAACATTGGTCAAAGCACATGTATAGGCATAGGGGGGGATCCTTTAAACGGAACTTCATTTATTGATGCTTTAGAAGCATTTGAAAAAGATCCTCAAACAAAACTTATTTTAATGATTGGAGAAATTGGAGGAAGTGCTGAAGAAGAAGCAGCAACGTGGATTCGAGCACATTGTAATAAACCTGTAGTCGCTTTTATTGCAGGTTTGACAGCTCCTAAAGGGAAGCGCATGGGGCATGCTGGAGCCATTGTTTCAGGAACCTCTGGAGATGCAAAAAGTAAGATAGATGCTCTACGCCAGGTCGGAGTCGTTATCGTTGAATCTCCCGCAGCTATTGGAAAAACGGTGGAGTCTGTTTTGTGAACAACGAAAGCTTAAAGCTATGTTACTCGTAGTAAAGTTCTTTAGAATATACACTGCATAGCAGTTGACGGCAAAACATAGTCTATATTCTGTGGTCATTTCTCTCGATTTATTAATTTTGCATATGACCAGTAACATTAGGTAATTGCTTAAAACACTAAACTTAAACTAAGAAAAGCAACTTGCGTGTAGTTAAGGATACATTTTCAAAATTGCTTTATAGCTTCCCAGAATACATATTGCTTGGCTGATTCAGTGAATTCCCTGTTTGTCTAAAAAACTATCTTTATGCGCTTAGAAAAAGCGAAAATCATCTTTATATAAGAAAGACAAGATCCAGAATCTTGTCCATAATTTGTTCAGATAAATCAGGAATAATACTTATCTGACCATAACTTGTAAAATAGAACTATTTTAAAGCAATTTATAGAGCATTTTCTATCAATTTATAAAATGCTAAACATTTTCTCTAGAAGTATCTCCTAATTTTTAGTGTCGTCTGATAAGCCCATTAGGTTTCTAGTTTTTCTTTGACAGAAAACAAATTAAAATTGTTGTGTTTGATATCTTGCATGATTTAAATTAAAAGGAGACGGCTTTGACTTTATTAAAGATTTTATCTTTTCTACTTATTCTGGATGTTTTAACTTATGTTATTCTTACACAAACAATTCAAATGTGTTTTTTACACTTTGGAATGCTATGCTTCTATAGACACTTTTTGTTTGCAATGCGTTTAAACTCGAATGCGAAAGTGATGGAAAATTTTCACGAAAATTACCTTTATAGGAAATTACTAGAAAAGATAAAATTCCTTTTTAGGAATATCTGCTCAGCATATGACTTACTTGTTGTAAGCATAGTTTTAAAGGTTTTATACTATAAGAACAAGCCAATTTCTCAAAGGAAATCGTTATGGTAATTAAACGGTCGCATTTATGGTTAGCTATAGTTGCTTGTTCAAGCTTAACAAGCATGCCTTTTCTTGGAGAGGCTGCTAAAAAGGAAACTCGTGTTTCTGAGCTTCCGCAAGAAGTTCTTCTTAAAGAAATTTCTGGAGGATTTTCTAAGGTTGCGACTCAGGCAACGCCTGCTGTAGTTTACATAGAAAGTTTCCCAAAAAGTACTGCCACTATTGCGCACTCTTCTCCAGGGCGTCGAGGGCCCTGTGAAAACCCTTTTGATTATTTTAATGACGAATTCTTCAATCGTTTCTTTGGTTTTCCAACCCAAAAGGAAAAACCACAGCCGAAAGAAGCAATTCGTGGCACTGGTTTTATTGTATCTTCAGATGGTTATATTGTTACAAATAATCACGTTGTTGAAGACACAGGAAAGATTCATGTTA is a window encoding:
- the sucD gene encoding succinate--CoA ligase subunit alpha, with the translated sequence MFCSLNKNTPIITQGITGKSGSFHTEQCLAYGSNFVGGVTPGKGGLFHLNLPVYDSVLEAKQATGCQATMIFVPPPYAAEAIIEAEDAGIELIVCITEGIPIRDMLEVAKIMANSSSRLIGPNCPGIIKPGACKIGIMPGYIHLPGNIGVVSRSGTLTYEAVWQLTQRNIGQSTCIGIGGDPLNGTSFIDALEAFEKDPQTKLILMIGEIGGSAEEEAATWIRAHCNKPVVAFIAGLTAPKGKRMGHAGAIVSGTSGDAKSKIDALRQVGVVIVESPAAIGKTVESVL
- the sucC gene encoding ADP-forming succinate--CoA ligase subunit beta → MYLHEYQAKDLLAFYPIPISPYAVVSSLEEGEKAIGKLGITAGVVKVQVHAGGRGKHGGVVIAKSVAEILQAITQLLGREFASNQTLGETLPVQKVLISPLVDIAVEYYIAVIIDRTQRCPTLMLSKAGGMGIEEVAQKFPEQLLTLSLNSHCLMYNYQLRQATKFMQWYGDIAKQGIQIIRSLAQCFYDNDASLLEINPLVLTQSAELIVLDAKMTIDDNALYRHPDLEILYDPSQENVRDVLAKQIDLSYIALTGNIGCLVNGAGLAMSTLDILKLHGGSAANFLDVGGSASQKQIQEAIALVLSDERVQVLFINIFGGIMDCTVIASGLVSVMQANTLPTVIRLEGTNVELGKEIIQQSGISCQFVSSMEEGARLAVELTL